The segment GCGTCGGCAGTGCTATGAATGTGTCGATGCGCCTTGCATGGGCGAGCTCGCCCAGAATGAGCGCCCGTACGTGCTCGCCCTCCCGGATACCGAGCATGCGCGAGGCAGCCAGGATCAACTCACGCAGCAACCCCGTCACCACGATCACCTGGCAGTGGTCGACGTGGGGCGCCAGCAGCAGGGAGCGCATGCTGACAACGCCTTCCATGACAATCGCATGGCTGACGCCGGCCGGCACCCACAGCGCATTGCCCCCATGAATCACCCAGCTTCCCGAATCGGTACTCACATGCACAGTGCCACTGGCTGCGTAGATCAGCTGGTCGTGGGCGTGGCAGTGGCTGGCCACGTGATCGCCGGGGGCGTAATCCATTTCGAGTGTTTGCATGGCGGGATCCATTGTGGGAATGGATCCAATTGTAAGGGTGGATTGTGTGTAGATGTTGCGAAGCGTGGGGTAGCGTGCGTGATAAGTGCGATTGAATTGCTTGATCTTCTTAAAAGTTGAGGCTTGATTGCGGATTATTTGGTTTTTGCAGTTGTAACTGTGTAGCCGAGCGGAGTGTCTAGGGAGCGCTCAACGATCTATCCCTGGCATGCCGGCTGTCGAGGGAGGTCGGCATGCAGGAATTGGCCGTTACAAGCCTTCCTCAAGCGCGAGCAGCGCTTCGATGGTCTGCCGACGTCGGATCAAGCGCACGGCCTGGCCTTCGATCATGACCTCCGGCAGCAAGGGCCGGCTGTTGTAGTTGGACGACATGGAGGCACCGTAGGCACCGGCATCGTGAATCACCAGCAAGTCGCCGACCTGGGCCTGGGGCAAGTCCTGGGGGCAGAGTGCCTGGTCATCCTGAGTGAACACGTCGCCTGATTCGCACAGTGGGCCGGCCACCACGGTCGGTTGCCGCGGGCGGTCCACGGGGCGGCCATCGGCATCGAGCAGGGTCATGGCATGGTAGGCCCCGTACATCGCAGGGCGCATGAGGTCGTTGAAGCCAGCATCGACCAGCACGAACGTGTTGCGGCCCACCTGCTTGACGGCACGGACTTCGGTCACCAGATAGCCCGACTCGGCCACCAGAAAACGCCCTGGCTCGATCTCCATGCGCACCGGGTGGCCCAGCAGCGCTTCGATTTCCTGGCGTGCCACTGCCCAGGTTTGCGCGTAGCGCTGCAGGTCCACCGGCGTGTCGGTAGTGCGGTACGGCGTCGAGAGCCCACCGCCGATCGAGAACGCTTCGATATCGGTGTCCAGGCGCGCGATCAGCTCGATCATGGCGCGAGCCACCTGCTCCAGATGGGTGTAGTCCACGCCGGAGCCGATGTGCATGTGCACGCCCACCAGGTGCAGGCGATGGGCCCTGATGCAGGCGAGCGCCTGCGGCAAGTCTTCATGCCAGATGCCATGCTTGCTGTTCTCGCCCCCGGTATTGGTCTTGCGGCTGTGGCCATGGCCGAACCCCGGGTTGATGCGCAGCCAGACACGGTGCCCTGGCGAATGCTCGCCCAACTGGCGCAGCATGTCGATGGAGCCTGCATTGACTTCGATCTTTTCCACGATCACGCGTGCCAGGGTAGCGCGGTCCAGCACGTCGCAGGTCAGCACCACCCCCGCAGGCTCGCCCGCCACACTGGCGCCGGCTGCAAAGGCGCGTTCCATTTCCCCAAGCGATACTGCATCGAGTACCAGGCCGTGCTCGCGCATCAAGCGCAACACCTGCAGATTGGGATTGGCTTTCTGGGCGAAGCGTACGGTATCGAATGGCTTGAGCTGTTCTATCCGGCTGAGGATGGTGGCGGCGTCGTAGGCCCACAGGGGTGAACCGTACTGGCGAACGGCGTTGGCTAGGACAGAGAAGGGAATGGTCATGATCGAATGGCTCGGCACAGGTGGAAGCCGACAGCATGGCCCGTAGACTCGATTCAGAAAAATAGCTATTTTTGCGCCGTCCATTCATCTCTGATATGCCCTGAAAATGCAGTCGGTGCTCCCATGAAACTCTCCGCCCGCCACATCGAAGTGTTCCGCGCCATCATGGCCTCAGGTAGCGTCACAGGCGCGGCGCGTCTGCTGTTCACCTCGCAGCCGACCATCAGCCGTGAGCTGGCGCGGTTGGAGCACGTGACGGGCCTGCATCTGTTCGAGCGCACGGCCGGTCGGTTGGAAGCCACCGCCCAGGCGTTGCTGCTGATCGAGGAGGTAGAGCGGGCGTATGTGGGGCTTGAGCGCATCGAGCGTTGTGCCCAGGCCATTCGCAACTTCCAGCAGGGCCAGTTGGCCGTCACCTGCCTGCCGTTGTTTTCGCAGACCCTGCTGCCCAAGGTCTGCCAGCGTTTTCATAAGCAGCACCCTGGGGTGAGCGTGAGCATCAAAGCCCAGGAGTCGCCGCTGCTGGAGGAGTCCCTGGCCACCCAGCAGCATGACCTGGGCCTGACGGAGGTCGCGCAGATACCCCGTGGGGCGAGCGGGGAATTGCTGTTCAGCGCCGACATGGTCTGCGTGCTGCCTGAACACCATCCGTTGCAGGCCAAGTCACGGCTGAGCCTGGCGGATTTTCATGAGGTCGATTTCATCAACCTGGCCAGCCTGGACACCTATCGTCAGCGTCTGGACCACCATTTTCGCGCGGCTGGGGTTAACCGTCGCACGGTCATCGAGACCACCAGCGCCGCCTCGGTGTGCGCCATGGTCAGGCAGGGCCTGGGCGTAGCCATCATCAACCCCCTGAGCGGGCTGGAGGCCGCTCAGAGTGGCTTAACCATCAGGCCGCTGGACATCTCGATCGCCTACCAGGTGATGCTGGTCAGGCCAGACCATCGACCGGCCTCGGCGGCAGTCGAGCCGTTCTGCCAGACACTGCGCGAGCAGGCGCAGGCGATGCAGCGCGCCCTGGCTTAGCCCCCGTGGCCCGCGGCAAGCCTGCCCAGTGAACGACGGATCAAAGCTCGCAGACGAAAGTGCCGGTGCCGCTCAGGATGTTCTCCAAGGTTTGCCTGATCTCGTCCAGGTCGCTCAGCGTGCCGGTCAGGTTGATCTGAAGCACCTCATCACCGCGCAAGGCGTCTCGGTCACCTGCTGCCACTTCGATCAACAGGCTCGTTGCCTTCAAGGTCACTTTCAAGCCGTCCAGGGTCGAGGGCTCATCGTCCAGGGTCAGATCAACCGTGTCTTCGTCAGGGTAGCGGGTCAGCAAGAACATCTGACCTTTGTCACTGTGGCAGCACAGGGTTGCCATGTTGTCCTCCTCTTCATCGCAGGGGGTGGCGAACAGCACGGCGGTGTCGATTTGCATGGCAAGCTCGGATCTAAGGAAACGGAAGGGAATTCTGACAGTCTTGCTTACATGCATAAACGTAAAGTTACCGCCCCTTGAACGAAATTGTCGCAGCGCTGCAAGCCTTGATGACCGGTCAGTCGTTAAGCTTCGCCCAGTCCTGGGCGTGCATGCACACGCTCAACGCCTGGTTTTCATCGGTCGCCCTGCCTGCAATCGTCTATCGTTGACCCCGGCACGGCGCACGCAGCGACGCTTCAACTATTACAAAGCCCAAGCGGAGTACCACAGATGGCGTTCTTCACCGCGGCCAGCAAAGCCGACTTCCAGCATCAACTGCAAGCGGCCCTGGCGCAGCACATCAGCGAACAGTCCCTGCCACAAGTGGCGCTGTTCGCCGAGCAGTTCTTCGGCATCATCTCTCTGGACGAACTCACCCAGCGCAGGCTTTCCGACCTGGCGGGCTGCACCCTCTCGGCCTGGCGCATCGTCGAGCGTTTCGACCCCGAGCACCCGCAGGTGCGCGTGTACAACCCCGATTACGAGCGCAACGGCTGGCAGTCGACCCACACGGTCGTCGAGGTGCTGCACCATGACCTGCCGTTTCTGGTGGACTCGGTCCGCACCGAACTGAACCGACGCGGTTACAGCATTCATACCCTGCAGACCACGGTATTGAGCGTGCGCCGCAGCGCCAACGGCGAGTTGCTGGAACTGCTGCCCAAGGGCACCCACGGTGAAGGGGTGGGGCACGAGTCGCTGATGTACCTGGAAATCGACCGCTGCGCCAACGCTGCGGAGTTGAGCGTGCTGGCCCGGGAAATCGAGCAGGTGCTGGCCGAGGTCCGCGTGGCGGTCGATGATTTCGAACCGATGAAGGACAAGCTGCGGGAGGTCGTGGCGCTGGTCGAGCAGACCCCGTACGGGCCGGCTCAGCATGAAAAGGGCGAGGTCAAGGCATTCCTTGAGTGGTTGTTGGACAACCACTTCACCTTCCTGGGCTATGAAGAGTTCACCGTCCAGGCCGATCAGGCCGGCGGGCAGATGGTCTACGACGAGCAGTCGTTCCTTGGCCTGCCGCGTCGCCTGCGCGTTGGCTTGACCCCTGAAGAGCTGCGCATCGAAGATTACGCCGTGGCCTACCTGGCCGAGCCACTGCTGCTCTCCTTCGCCAAGGCTGCGCTGCCAAGCCGCGTACACCGCCCGGGCTACCCTGATTACGTGTCCATCCGCCAGCTCGATGCCTCGGGTAACGTGCTCAAGGAACACCGCTTCATGGGCCTGTACACCTCCACGGTGTACGGCGAAAGCGTTCATGCCATCCCTTACATCCGGGTCAAGGTCGCTGAAGTCGAGCGCCGTTCCGGCTTCGATACCAAGGCTCACCTGGGCAAGGAACTGGCGCAGGTGCTCGAAGTGCTGCCGCGCGACGACCTGTTCCAGACGCCGGTCGATGAGCTGTTCAGCACGGTCATGTCCATCGTGCAGATTCAGGAGCGCAACAAGATTCGCGTCTTCCTGCGCAAGGACCCGTACGGACGCTTCTGCTATTGCCTGGCCTATGTACCGCGTGAAATCTATTCCACCGAGGTTCGCCAGAAAATCCAGCAGGTGTTGATGGAGCGCCTGAAGGCCAGCGATTGCGAATTCTGGACCTTCTTCTCCGAGTCGGTACTGGCCCGTGTGCAGCTGATTCTGCGGGTGGACCCGAAGAACCGCATCGACATCGACCCACAGCAGCTCGAGCGTGAGGTCATCCAGGCCTGCCGCTCCTGGCAGGACGATTTCTCGGCGTTGGTCGTGGAGAACTTCGGCGAGGCCCAAGGCACCAACATCCTGGCCGATTTCCCCAAAGGCTTCCCAGCCGGCTACCGCGAGCGCTTCGCCGCCCATTCGGCCGTGGTGGACCTACAGCATGTGCTGGCCCTGTCGGAAAGCAAGCCACTGGCCATGAGTTTCTACCAGCCACTGACGCGGGTTGGCGAGCGCACCCTGCACTGCAAGCTGTACCACGCCGACACCCCCCTGGCGCTGTCGGACGTGCTGCCAATCCTCGAAAACCTCGGCCTGCGCGTGCTGGGCGAGTTCCCGTATCGCCTGCGCCACGCCAATGGCCGCGAATACTGGATTCACGACTTCGCCTTCACCTACAGCGAAGGCCTGAGCCTGAACATTCAAGAGCTCAATGACACCTTCCAGGATGCGTTCATCCACATCGTCGGTGGCGATGCCGAAAACGATGCCTTCAACCGCCTGGTGCTCACAGCGGGCCTGCCATGGCGTGACGTGGCGTTGCTGCGTGCCTATGCACGCTACCTGAAACAAATTCGCCTGGGCTTCGACCTGGGCTACATTGCCAGCACGCTGAACAACCATACCGACATCGCGCGCGAGCTGACCCGCCTGTTCAAGACGCGTTTCTACCTGGCCCGCAAGCTGACCCAGGATGACCTGGAGGACAAGCAGCAGCGGCTCGAGCAAGCGATCCTCAATGCGCTGGACGAGGTGCAGGTACTCAACGAAGACCGCATCCTGCGCCGCTACCTAGACCTGATCAAGGCCACCCTGCGCACCAACTTCTATCAGCTCGATGCCAACGGCCAGAACAAGTCGTATTTCAGCTTCAAGTTCAACCCCAAGCTTGTGCCCGAACTGCCCAAGCCGGTGCCCAAGTTCGAGATCTTCGTCTACTCACCCCGGGTCGAAGGGGTGCACCTGCGCTTCGGCAACGTTGCGCGCGGCGGGCTGCGCTGGTCGGACCGCGAGGAAGACTATCGCACCGAGGTGCTGGGCCTGGTCAAGGCGCAGCAGGTCAAGAACTCGGTAATCGTGCCGGTCGGCGCCAAGGGCGGTTTCCTGCCACGGCGCCTGCCACTGGGCGGCACGCGAGACGAGATCGCGGCAGAGGGCGTGGCGTGCTACCGCATCTTCATCTCGGGATTGCTCGACATTACCGACAACCTCAAGGACGGTGGCGTAGTACCGCCGGTTGGCGTGGTGCGTCACGACGATGACGACCCGTATCTGGTGGTGGCGGCCGACAAAGGCACGGCCACATTCTCGGACATCGCCAACGGCATCGCCATCGACTATGGTTTCTGGCTGGGTGATGCCTTCGCATCGGGTGGCTCGGCAGGCTACGACCACAAGAAAATGGGCATCACCGCACGTGGGGCCTGGGTTGGCGTCCAGCGTCACTTCCGTGAGCGCGGCATCAATGTGCAAGAAGACCCGATCACCGTGATTGGGGTGGGCGACATGGCAGGCGACGTCTTCGGTAACGGCCTGTTGATGTCCGACAAGCTGCAGCTGGTAGCGGCCTTCAACCACCTGCATATCTTCATCGACCCCAACCCGGAGCCGGCCTCCAGCTTTGCCGAGCGCAAGCGCCTGTTCGACTTGCCACGTTCGGCATGGACCGACTACGACACCAGCATCATGTCCGAAGGCGGCGGCATTTTCCCGCGTAGCGCCAAGAGCATCGCCATTACGGCGCAGATGAAGGAACGCTTTGCCATCGAGGCCGACCGCCTGACGCCCACCGAGCTGCTCAATGCCCTGCTCAAGGCGCCTGTGGACCTGCTCTGGAACGGTGGCATCGGCACCTACGTCAAGGCCAGTGGCGAAAGCCACGCCGATGTGGGCGACAAGGCCAACGACGCCTTGCGTGTCAACGGCAACGAGCTGCGCTGCAAGGTGGTAGGCGAGGGCGGCAACCTGGGCATGACCCAGCTTGGCCGGGTGGAATTCGGCCTGCACGGCGGCGCCACCAACACCGACTTCATCGACAACGCCGGCGGCGTGGACTGCTCCGACCACGAGGTCAACATCAAGATCCTGCTCAACGAGGTGGTGCAGGGTGGCGACATGACCGAGAAGCAGCGCAACCAGTTGCTCGGTAGCATGACCGAGGAAGTGTCTGGCCTGGTGCTGGGCAACAACTACAAGCAGACCCAGGCGCTGTCGCTGGCAGCGCGCCGCGTGCGCGAGCGCATTGCCGAGTACAAGCGCCTGATGGCCGACCTCGAGGCCCGCGGCAAGCTTGACCGGGCCATCGAGTTCCTGCCTTCAGAGGAACAGCTGGCCGAGCGCCTCGCCGCAGGCCAGGGCCTGACCCGTGCAGAGCTCTCGGTGCTGATCTCCTACAGCAAGATCGACTTGAAAGAGCAGCTGCTCAAGTCCCAGGTGCCGGACGACGACTACCTGACCCGCGACATGGAAACCGCGTTCCCGCCGTCGCTGGTCAGCAAGTTCGCCGACTCCATGCGCCGCCACCGCCTCAAGCGCGAGATCGTCAGCACCCAGATCGCCAACGACCTGGTCAACAACATGGGCATCACCTTCGTGCAGCGGTTGAAGGAATCGACCGGCATGAGCCCTGCCAACGTGGCCGGGGCCTACGTGATCGTGCGCGACATCTTCCACCTGCCGCACTGGTTCCGTCAGATCGAGGCGCTGGACTACCAGGTTCCTGCCGAGATCCAGCTGACCCTGATGGACGAACTGATGCGCCTGGGCCGCCGTGCCACGCGCTGGTTCCTGCGCAGCCGTCGCAATGAGCAGGACGCTGGCCGTGATTGCGCCCACTTCGGGCCGAAGATCGCCCAGCTTGGGCTCAAGCTCGACGAATTGCTCGAAGGCCCAACCCGCGAACGCTGGATGGTGCGTTACCAGAGCTTCGTCGAAGCGGGGGTGCCAGAGCTGTTGGCACGTATGGTGGCGGGCACCAGCCATCTGTACACCTTGCTGCCGATCATCGAGGCAGCTGATGTGACAGGTCACGAGCCAGCGCAGGTGGCCAAGGCGTTCTTCGCCGTGGGCAGCGCGCTTGACCTGACCTGGTACTTGCAGGAAATCAGCAATCTGCCGGTGGAGAACAACTGGCAGGCCTTGGCCCGGGAAGCCTTCCGCGACGACATCGACCTGCAACAACGCGCGATCACCATCTCGGTATTGCAGATGGCCGATGCTCCGCAGGACATGGATGCACGGGTCGCACTATGGGCCGAGCAGCATCGGGTGATGGTGGAACGCTGGCGCGCCATGCTCGATGACCTGCGCAGCGCTTCGGGCCATGACTACGCGATGTATGCAGTGGCCAACCGCGAACTGGTCGATCTGGCCATGAGCGGACAGGCGACTGTGATGCCGTGTTGAGTCAATGCTGAACTGAAAAAGCCCCGGCAGTGATGCCGGGGCTTTTTTATTGTTGGATGCTGTTCACGATGTTGAAGCTCAAACTCCACGACATCATCAGGCAAACCCCCACTACTGCGTCATTTGAAACGCCGCTCTACACCCTTCTCGACCAGAATCTTGGCCGAGATCTCTTCCACCGAAAAATGCGTGGAATTGATATTGGGAATGTTCTCACGGCGGAACAGGCTCTCGACTTCACGCACCTCGAATTCGCACTGGGCAAAGCTTGAATAACGGCTATTGGGCTTGCGCTCGTGGCGAATGGCGGTCAGCCGGTCGGGGTCGATGGTCAGGCCGAACAGCTTGCTGTGGTGCTTTTTCAATACCGCCGGCAGTTGCAGGCGCTCCATGTCGTCTTCGGTCAACGGATAATTGGCCGCGCGGATGCCGAACTGCATGGCCATGTACAGGCACGTCGGCGTCTTGCCGCAACGGGACACACCCACCAGGATCAGGTCAGCCTTGTCGTAGTAATGGGTGCGGGCGCCGTCATCGTTGTCCAGGGCGAAGTTCACCGCCTCGATGCGCTCCATGTAGTTGGAGTTGCCACCAATGGAGTGGGATTTGCCCACCGAATACGAGGAATGGGCGGTCAGCTCCTGCTCCAGCGGTGACAGGAACGAGGAGAAGATGTCGATCATGAACCCATTGGAGGTGGCCAGGATCTCGCGGATGTCCTGATTGACGATGGTGTCGAAGATGATCGGCCGCATGCCGTCGCGCTCGGCGGCCGCATTGATCTGCTGGACCATGTTGCGCGCTTTTTCAGGAGAGTCGATGTAGGGCCGGGTGAATTTGCTGAAAGGAATGCTCTCGAACTGCGCGAGCAGGCTCTGGCCCAGGGTCTCGGCAGTGATGCCGGTGCCGTCGGAGATGAAGAACGCGGTTCGTTTCATTTGCGATCGGGGCCTTAGTGATGATGACGTTTCTTGATTATGATAAGTTCGCTTTGCCGAATGCGGCTGTCGGCATTCTCACTTATTTTCCAGGTACAGGCCACATGCGTCCGGCCCAGTCAAGAAGACAGGCGGGCGCCGTTGAGCTTTTCCAATACAGCTAGTGGAGAGATCACCTTGGTAGAGTACGTAGTTTCCCTCGAAAAGCTCGGCGTCCATGATGTAGAGCATGTGGGGGGCAAGAACGCATCCCTGGGCGAGATGATCAGCAATCTTGCCGGTGCCGGCGTGTCCGTGCCGGGCGGCTTTGCCACTACGGCTCAGGCGTACCGTGATTTCCTCGAGCAAAGTGGGCTCAACGACCGCATCCATGAGGCGCTCGAAGCCCTGGACGTGGACGATGTCAACGCCCTTGCCAAGACCGGCGCGCAGATTCGCCAGTGGGTGATGGAAGCCGAGTTCCCGGCGCGTCTGGACGCCGAGATCCGCACCGCCTTCGCCGAAATGGCCAATGGCAACGACAACATGGCCGTGGCCGTGCGCTCTTCGGCCACCGCCGAAGACCTGCCGGACGCCTCGTTCGCCGGCCAGCAGGAAACCTTCCTCAACATCCGCGGCGTGGACAACGTGATCCGTGCGGCGAAGGAAGTGTTCGCCTCGCTGTTCAACGACCGTGCCATCTCCTACCGTGTGCACCAGGGCTTCGACCACAAGCTGGTCGCCCTGTCGGCCGGTGTGCAGCGCATGGTTCGCTCCGAAACTGGTACCGCCGGCGTCATGTTTACCCTCGACACCGAGTCGGGCTTCCGTGACGTCGTGTTCATCACCGGTGCCTACGGCCTGGGTGAAACCGTGGTCCAGGGTGCAGTCAACCCCGATGAATTCTACGTGCACAAGCACACCCTGCAAGCCGGCCGCCCCGCCATCCTGCGCCGTAACCTGGGCAGCAAGGCGATCAAGATGGTCTATGGCGAAGAAGCCAAGGCCGGTCGTTCGGTCAAGACGGTCGAAGTCGATCGCGCCGAGCGTGCCCGCTTCTGCTTGACCGACGAGGAGGTCGTTGAGCTGGCCAAGCAGGCGATGATCATTGAGCAGCATTACCAGCGCCCGATGGACATCGAGTGGGCCAAGGACGGTGGCGATGGCAGGCTGTACATCGTCCAGGCCCGCCCTGAAACGGTGAAGAGCCGCGCCAGCGCCAACGTCATGGAGCGTTACCTGCTCAAGGAAAAAGGCACGGTGCTGGTCGAGGGCCGCGCCATCGGCCAGCGCATTGGCGCCGGCAAGGTCCGCGTGATCAACGACGTGTCCGAGATGGACAAGGTGCAGCCAGGCGACGTGCTGGTCTCGGACATGACCGACCCGGACTGGGAGCCGGTCATGAAACGTGCCAGCGCCATCGTCACTAACCGTGGCGGGCGCACCTGCCATGCGGCCATCATCGCTCGTGAGCTGGGTATCCCGGCGGTTGTCGGTTGCGGCAACGCTACCCAGATTCTCAAGGATGGCCAGGGCGTGACCGTCTCCTGCGCCGAAGGCGATACAGGCTTCATCTTCGAGGGTGAACTGGGCTTCGACATCAAGCAGAACTCGGTGGACGCCATGCCCGAGCTGCCGTTCAAGATCATGATGAACGTCGGCAACCCGGACCGCGCCTTCGACTTCGCCCAGTTGCCCAACGCCGGTGTAGGCCTGGCGCGCCTGGAATTCATCATCAATCGCATGATTGGCGTGCACCCCAAGGCTTTGCTCAACTACGCCGGCCTGCCGGCCGACCTGAAGGACAGCGTCGACAAGCGCATCGCTGGCTACGACGACCCAGTCGGCTTCTACGTGGAGAAGCTGGTCGAAGGCATCAGCACCCTGGCAGCGGCGTTCTATCCCAAGAAAGTGATCGTGCGCCTGTCGGACTTCAAGTCCAATGAGTACGCCAACCTGATCGGCGGCAAGCTGTACGAGCCGGAAGAAGAAAACCCGATGCTGGGCTTCCGTGGGGCCTCGCGCTACATCAGCGAAGCGTTCCGCGATTGTTTCGAGCTCGAATGCCGCGCCCTCAAGCGCGTGCGTAATGAAATGGGCCTGACCAACGTCGAAATCATGGTGCCGTTCGTGCGTACCCTCGGTGAGGCCAGCCAAGTCGTCGACCTGCTGGCTGAAAACGGCCTGGCCCGTGGCGACAACGGTCTGCGCGTCATCATGATGTGCGAACTGCCGTCCAACGCCATCCTGGCCGACGAGTTCCTCGAATACTTCGACGGTTTCTCGATCGGGTCGAACGACCTGACTCAGCTGACGTTGGGTCTGGACCGTGATTCGGGCATCATTGCCCACCTGTTCGATGAGCGAAATCCTGCGGTCAAGAAGCTGCTGGCCAACGCCATCGCAGCGTGCAACAAGGCCGGCAAGTACATCGGCATTTGCGGTCAGGGCCCTTCGGACCATCCAGACCTGGCCAAATGGCTGATGGAGCAGGGCATCGACAGCGTGTCGCTGAACCCGGACTCGGTGCTTGAAACCTGGTTCTACCTGGCCGAAGGCCAAAGCGCGACCTGATACCGAAAGATGCGAGGGGCGTCTGGCGCTCCTCGCCTGGTTTTTCCAGGGCGAGTTCCAGCGATGGATTTCGCCCTTTTTTGTGCGACAAGCAACCGACCTATGCAAAGCAGCAGTACATTATTTCCCGTCGCCTTGCTCAGTGCCGAGCGCCGCGGCGACCTCAGTGAAGATGTCTATCGGATCAAGGCCGGCCTGGGGCCCGATCCCAGCGTGGAGCTGGCCGTGACTCGCCTGGGCCTGGCTGATCAGAGCAGCGCCCAGGGTATACCGGTCATCCTGCTGCATGGCAGCTTTTCCAATCGGCGTTTCTGGTATTCACCCAAGGGGGGTGGCCTCGGGGCTTACTTGGCCCGGGCCGGCTTCGATGTGTGGATTCCCGAAATGCGTGGGCACGGGCTGTCGCCGCGCAATCGGGATTGGGCACAGAACACGGTGGCTGCCTATGCGCGTGATGACGTGCCGGCCATCGGTGCCTTCGTGCATGAGAAAGCAGGCAGGGCGCCCCTGTGGATCGGGCATTCGTTGGGCGGCACCACGCTGGCGGTCGCCCTGGGTAGTGGCGCATTGGCTGCGCAGCATGTAGCGGGCGTGGCGCTGTTCGGTTCCCAGGTAAGCCGCAGTTACTGGCCGTTGAAAGTGCCTCCGGTGGTGTGGGGCCTGCGCTGGCTGCTTCGCCGCTGGGGGCACCTGCCTGGCGCGCGCTTTGGGCGCGGCCCAGAGGATGAACCCGTCGGCCT is part of the Pseudomonas parafulva genome and harbors:
- the ppsA gene encoding phosphoenolpyruvate synthase; this encodes MVEYVVSLEKLGVHDVEHVGGKNASLGEMISNLAGAGVSVPGGFATTAQAYRDFLEQSGLNDRIHEALEALDVDDVNALAKTGAQIRQWVMEAEFPARLDAEIRTAFAEMANGNDNMAVAVRSSATAEDLPDASFAGQQETFLNIRGVDNVIRAAKEVFASLFNDRAISYRVHQGFDHKLVALSAGVQRMVRSETGTAGVMFTLDTESGFRDVVFITGAYGLGETVVQGAVNPDEFYVHKHTLQAGRPAILRRNLGSKAIKMVYGEEAKAGRSVKTVEVDRAERARFCLTDEEVVELAKQAMIIEQHYQRPMDIEWAKDGGDGRLYIVQARPETVKSRASANVMERYLLKEKGTVLVEGRAIGQRIGAGKVRVINDVSEMDKVQPGDVLVSDMTDPDWEPVMKRASAIVTNRGGRTCHAAIIARELGIPAVVGCGNATQILKDGQGVTVSCAEGDTGFIFEGELGFDIKQNSVDAMPELPFKIMMNVGNPDRAFDFAQLPNAGVGLARLEFIINRMIGVHPKALLNYAGLPADLKDSVDKRIAGYDDPVGFYVEKLVEGISTLAAAFYPKKVIVRLSDFKSNEYANLIGGKLYEPEEENPMLGFRGASRYISEAFRDCFELECRALKRVRNEMGLTNVEIMVPFVRTLGEASQVVDLLAENGLARGDNGLRVIMMCELPSNAILADEFLEYFDGFSIGSNDLTQLTLGLDRDSGIIAHLFDERNPAVKKLLANAIAACNKAGKYIGICGQGPSDHPDLAKWLMEQGIDSVSLNPDSVLETWFYLAEGQSAT
- a CDS encoding alpha/beta fold hydrolase: MQSSSTLFPVALLSAERRGDLSEDVYRIKAGLGPDPSVELAVTRLGLADQSSAQGIPVILLHGSFSNRRFWYSPKGGGLGAYLARAGFDVWIPEMRGHGLSPRNRDWAQNTVAAYARDDVPAIGAFVHEKAGRAPLWIGHSLGGTTLAVALGSGALAAQHVAGVALFGSQVSRSYWPLKVPPVVWGLRWLLRRWGHLPGARFGRGPEDEPVGLAFEHMRWHGLFGRFGDKQGDWWAGLAQVDVPTLAVAAAADPQSPPWACRMLFEQFGGARKQFLCLGPAAGFDAFGHADMLASQAAHVQVWPLVERWLREPGLPVHASIEALALVPAV